The region ATGATCCAGTGTGTAGGGTCTAGGAACAAGGAACACCCCTACTGCTCGCGAATATGCTGTTCTCAAGCCGTAAAGAATGCTTTAAAGATTAAGGAGTTAAGCCCTGAAACAGATGTGTACATCCTTTACAAGGACATGAGAACCTATGGATTCTTAGAGGATTACTATCGTGAGGCGGCAAGCAAGGGAGTTTTGTTTATACGCTACGACGACGAAAACAAGCCTAGGGTTATTCAAGAAGATGGAAAGCTCGAAGTGATGGTGTGGGAGCCAGTTATAAAGATGTGGATTCCCATCGAGGCGGACCTCTTGGCACTGAGTGCCGCCACCATTCTAAGTTCAGACAACGAACGCATAGCAAAAATGTTGAAAGTTCCACTCAGCAAAGATGGGTTCTTCTTGGAAGCTCACATGAAGCTCCGTCCCGTTGACTTCGCAACGGATGGCGTATTCCTTTGCGGGTTGGCTCACTGGCCCAAATCCATCGAAGAGAGTATCTCACAAGCGTGTGCGGCTGCGGCTCGAGCAATCACAATATTATCCAAGGAGGCATTAGAAGTAGAGGGCGCCATAGCAAGCGTTAACGAAGACTTCTGTGGCGGATGTGGATTCTGCGAGCCCGTTTGCGAGTATGGCGCCATCAAAATGGAAGAAGTGGATGGAAAGCTGAGGGCGCACGTTATCGAAGCTCTATGTAAAGGTTGTGGTGTTTGCGGCTCCACCTGCCCTTCAGGAGCCATATCCATGCTTCACTTCACGGACGACCAAATTCTTGCCCAAGTTAGGGCAGCGTTAAAGGAGGAAGCAAAATATGACTAAATCTGAATTCAAACCAAAAATTATGGGTTTCCTTTGCAATTGGTGCTCCTACGCTGGTGCCGACCTAGCGGGTGTAAGCCGAATTCAATATCCTCCAACCCTTAGAATCGTGAGGGTGATGTGTAGCGGAAGAGTTCACCCAGCTTTCATCCTTGAAGCCTTCAGAAGCGGAGCAGACGGAGTTCTCGTCGCTGGCTGTCACCCTGGCGACTGCCACTACCTCTCGGGAAACTACAAAGCGCAAAATAGAGTTTTGTTGCTGCAGAAGGTTTTGGAACAGCTCGGTCTCGAGCCTGAGCGTCTGAGACTTGAGTGGGTCTCCGCCTCAGAGGGAGACAGATTCGCAATGGTTATTAAGGACATGACGAAGGAAATAAAGAAACTTGGTCAGAATCCTTTAAGGGCTGGAGGTAAGACCCGTGGCTGAGACGGAGAAAATACAAGAAAGGGGGACGAAACAGAAAACGGTGCTCAAAATAACCGATATGGACCCCAAATTCAAATACGAGATCAGTAAGATCCCTGGCGCAGAGAAGGTCATGCTGTGCTTCCAGTGCGGTACATGCACAGCTGACTGTCCGATAGCGCGATTTGACGACTTTTACAGACCCAGAAAACTCATTCGGATGACTCAGTTGGGATTAAAAGACAGGCTTCTTTCAAACGACGTCATCTGGCTTTGTTCCACATGCTTTACGTGTGTCGACCATTGCCCGCAAGACGTAGGAATCGCCAGTATTGTACGAGCTCTTCGAAACCTAACTGTAGAAGGGGGGCGTATGCCTGTCGGATATAAAGAGCAAGCTTCTAACATCCTAAAAACAGGCTACGCATACGTGATTTCGGACCTGCGGCTTAAAAAGAGGCAGCAGAAAGGACTGCCCGCATTGCCAAAAGCTAACTTAGAAAGTGTCGCAAAGCTTTTTGATATCACAGGATTTTCGAAGACGCTTGAAAAGGTGAGGACGTAAAATGACGGAGTTGAAGTACCTACTTTTTCTGGGATGCGCTATCCCGTACAGGCTTCCTAGTTACGAGATTTCCACGAGAAAAGTTCTAAGCAAACTTGGCGTAGAACTGGTGGAGATGCCAGAGTTTAATTGCTGTGGGTTTCCACTGGATCCAGTGAACCACGACATGATGCTCACCTTGGCAGCGCGAAACCTATGTTTGGCGGAACAACAAAATTTGAACATCATGGCCTTATGCAACGGATGTTTTGGTATTCTAAACCATGTAAACAAAGAGCTCAAGGAAGACAAAGAAATTAAGGAGACGGTCAATGGATACTTGAAGGAAATAGGCATGGAATTTAAGGGAACGATAAAGGTTAAACATCTCATTCACGTTCTCGCAGAAGATGTCGGCTTTGAAAAAATAAAAGAAACTGTTCAGAACCCACTTAGTCAACTTCGCGTGGTGCAGCATAGCGGATGCCACGTCGTTCGTCCCGCAAAGTACATAGGTTTTGAAGACCCAGAAAACCCCACAACTCTCAAGAAACTAATTCAAGTAACCGGCGCAAAATGCTTGGACTATATGGATGAACCGGAGTGCTGCGGTGCACCAATAGTCGGTGTAAACGACAAAATCCCACTTCAGTTGGCTAGGGAAAAACTTGACCACATCAAGGCTGTAGGAGCACAAGCGATGATTACTGTGTGCCCTTATTGCCACATAATGTATGACCTTAATCAACCCAGAATAGAAAGAATTTTCAACGAAAAATTCGGCATACCCGTGCTACACTATCCACAGCTATTGGGGCTAAGCATGGGCATTTCCCCAGAGGAACTAGCTCTGAAAGACCTTAGAGTGAATGCAGCTGAAATTGTGAACATTTGTAGTCCGTGATCATTTGGCATGCATTTTTATGCTTACACAAAGAGAACTGACAAATGAAAAAGCAGCATACAACGGATACAATCGAACTTGAGAACAAGTTGCAGAGTTGGCTTTCTGATGCTCGAAACGTCGTAGTCACAGGCATTGGAAATCCTCTTAGAAAAGATGATTTTGTTGGAGTCAAAATTGTAGGAAATCTACATGGCAAAGTTTCACAGCTTGTTTACTTGATAGAATGTGAAACCGTTCCTGAGAGTTTCATAGGGCCGATAACCAAGTTCAAACCCACACATATACTACTAATAGACGCGGGTATTCTAAATCAAAAGCCTGGTTCATCAAAACTCATAGACCCCGACCAAATGGCAACTCAGACAGCAATATCGACCCATGCGTTGCCTCTCAAAATATTCTGCAAGTACCTCGCAAAAACAACAGACGCTAAGATCGCTCTCCTGGTGATACAGCCGAAGGACACAAGCTTCGGAGAAGGATTAACCGCAGAACTAAAGGAAACTGAAAAACATTTGACTAATCTCCTGTCAAAATCTCTTCCTTGAGACAGCAAGTTCGTTGACTTGTCAGTGCTGATGACAAACGGGTTCTCCAGCCATCGTCTACACCGAGAGTCTACGGCTTAGCAATGCCTAGATGTTGAGGTCGACAAAAAAACCTTTAAGAACGCAAGTTTATGAAGCTTTAACACTCTTTGGGAACGCAAGGAGCTAAAGAAATAGTGTTAGAACCTGGGAAGCCTGAGTCATGCTTGGTTCCAGAAACCAGCAGAGACATATCTATGGGCACCGTCTACCCCGATAACGCGTTATCCGAAGAGCAGAGGAGACACAAGATGGGAGAGAGTGAGTGCGATGACGGTTCGCAACATAACCAACGAGATACTGTTACGAGTCAACAGAGACGGTGCGTCATCTACCCAGAGAGTTCAGCGAAGCGTGCTCCGAAGCCTCCTAAACATTCATCTAGATAGATTCCCTCAAACATTCAAGCAATCCATTTTTTCGTTGTCATTCAATTTGGGTGCTATTCTGGCTGGGACGCTGCTCGCAGTATATTTTGGAATTTTCTCTCTTGCTCCATGGACACTTGCTGTATATCCAGGCATCCTAAGTATGAGAGGGGTTATAGGTGGTTTATTCAGCGGTCGCCTTAGCACAGGCTTACACATAGGAACCGTGAGGGTTGGCTTCACCAAAAACACGAGAAATTTCTACACGCTGTGGCGAGCAACCATTGTACTAGCGCTTGAAAGTAGCGTTATGCTGGCGATAGTTGCTTCGTTATTTGGCATATTCTTTTGGGGAATCAATTTTATGGATTCTATCGCTATTTTAGGCGTTGTTACTGCGACCATGGCTTTGTCACTTGTATTCATTTCTCCGATTACGGTGGCTGTTTCAGTTTTATCTTTTAGGCGTGGTTTGGACCCCGATGTCACCGTATATCCAATTATATCAACCGTGGCTGACATTGTTGTTACCGCATGCTACATTTTGGTACTAAACGCCTTCTTTTCGTTAAGCTATACAGGATATTACTTGATTGGAGTCTTCAACCTCGTTTTTCTATGTCTTGTGCTGTATATTTTGTCTAAAGATGTTAGGGAAGAAGAATTTGTTAAAACAATCAAAGAATCCTTTCTTA is a window of Candidatus Bathyarchaeota archaeon DNA encoding:
- a CDS encoding hydrogenase 3 maturation endopeptidase HyCI, giving the protein MKKQHTTDTIELENKLQSWLSDARNVVVTGIGNPLRKDDFVGVKIVGNLHGKVSQLVYLIECETVPESFIGPITKFKPTHILLIDAGILNQKPGSSKLIDPDQMATQTAISTHALPLKIFCKYLAKTTDAKIALLVIQPKDTSFGEGLTAELKETEKHLTNLLSKSLP
- a CDS encoding hydrogenase iron-sulfur subunit → MTKSEFKPKIMGFLCNWCSYAGADLAGVSRIQYPPTLRIVRVMCSGRVHPAFILEAFRSGADGVLVAGCHPGDCHYLSGNYKAQNRVLLLQKVLEQLGLEPERLRLEWVSASEGDRFAMVIKDMTKEIKKLGQNPLRAGGKTRG
- a CDS encoding CoB--CoM heterodisulfide reductase subunit C, encoding MAETEKIQERGTKQKTVLKITDMDPKFKYEISKIPGAEKVMLCFQCGTCTADCPIARFDDFYRPRKLIRMTQLGLKDRLLSNDVIWLCSTCFTCVDHCPQDVGIASIVRALRNLTVEGGRMPVGYKEQASNILKTGYAYVISDLRLKKRQQKGLPALPKANLESVAKLFDITGFSKTLEKVRT